In Desulfomicrobium apsheronum, a single window of DNA contains:
- a CDS encoding response regulator has product MAKILIADDSLFQRLVLSKIVKAQQYDFIEAKNGLEALDILRSHKPDLALLDLNMPELSGLEVLEAASQEGLETDIVVITADIQETTRERCFALGARKILSKPPKEQEVLDALNQLISKN; this is encoded by the coding sequence GTGGCCAAAATACTTATTGCGGATGATTCATTATTTCAACGTTTGGTTTTATCAAAAATTGTGAAGGCTCAGCAGTATGACTTCATTGAAGCAAAGAATGGACTGGAAGCGCTCGACATACTGCGCAGTCATAAACCGGATTTGGCTTTACTGGATTTGAATATGCCTGAACTTTCCGGACTGGAAGTACTGGAGGCTGCGAGCCAGGAAGGTCTGGAAACGGATATTGTGGTTATAACAGCAGACATTCAAGAAACTACCAGGGAGCGTTGTTTTGCGCTTGGTGCCCGCAAAATCCTCTCCAAGCCCCCAAAAGAGCAGGAAGTTCTTGATGCCCTGAATCAATTGATTTCCAAGAACTGA
- a CDS encoding chemotaxis protein CheC translates to MRNSSSIDISEYQYDVLRELINIGVGNAAGVLNQMVNSHVTLQVPEILVLSHAELASQPSTCDWGKGVAINIAFGGAFEGVTALVFSSQSASNLVSLLVGQEDFCLDMDSLRIGTLQEVGNIVLNGVMGSIANMLSEHIDYMPPDYFEDDIIKVLPTGDREDRIIIFIRANFLITEHLVEGEVFIFFNSTTLQALLEKIDAKLGMI, encoded by the coding sequence ATGAGAAATTCATCCTCCATCGACATCAGCGAGTACCAATACGACGTGCTCCGTGAATTAATCAACATCGGGGTTGGCAACGCTGCGGGCGTGCTCAATCAGATGGTCAATTCCCACGTCACGCTGCAGGTTCCGGAAATTTTGGTTCTCTCCCACGCCGAACTCGCTTCCCAACCCAGCACCTGTGATTGGGGCAAAGGCGTGGCCATCAATATTGCTTTCGGGGGTGCCTTTGAAGGCGTGACGGCGCTTGTCTTTTCATCTCAAAGCGCCTCCAATCTGGTATCTTTGCTCGTCGGCCAGGAAGACTTCTGCCTGGACATGGACTCGCTCCGCATAGGGACACTGCAGGAAGTGGGCAATATCGTTCTGAACGGAGTCATGGGTTCCATCGCCAACATGCTCTCCGAACACATCGACTACATGCCGCCCGATTATTTTGAGGATGACATCATTAAGGTTCTGCCCACTGGCGATAGAGAGGACAGAATCATCATTTTCATCCGCGCCAATTTCCTTATCACCGAGCATCTCGTGGAAGGCGAGGTCTTTATTTTCTTCAATTCCACAACGCTGCAAGCACTCCTCGAAAAAATCGACGCCAAACTCGGTATGATCTGA